ACACCGAACCGACCATCTTCTTTGAGTATGCCTACGCGACTGCAAGACTGGCTCATGAGGCCGGACTCAAGAATGCCTTCGTGACCAACGGCTACACCAGCGCCGAAGCGTTAAGGACCCTCGCACCCTATCTGGATGCCGCCAATGTCGATCTGAAAGCGTTCAGCGAGGATTTTTATCATCGGATCTGCGGGGCGAAACTGCAATCGGTTTTGGATACCATCTGCCTTTACCGCGAGCTGGGAATCTGGCTTGAGGTGACAACCCTGATAATCCCTGGTTATAACGACGATGAAAAGGAACTGAAAGGGATTGCCGATTTTATTGCCAGCGTCGGAGTGGAAATCCCCTGGCATGTCAGCGCCTTTTATCCGACCCACGAATTGCTGGATGCGCCCCGCACCTCAGCCAAAATCCTGCACCGGGCCCGGCAGATCGGGATTGAGGCCGGATTGCGTTATGTCTACGAGGGGAATATTCCCGGCGAAGGGGGCGAGAACACCTACTGCTATGCCTGTGACGAACTGTTGGTCGAGCGTTTCGGCTACGCAATTCGACAGAACCTTATCGACCAGGGCTGCTGCCCCTTCTGTTCGGCCAAAATCGACGGGATCGGACTATAGGAACCTGTTGATGAGATGGTCTTCCCCGTTCTTTTTCAGCCGCGTCTTGCCCGCTCGCCGGCCAGTTCGTTGCCGACGAGGAGCACCAGATTATTCAGCTGTTCGGCAATCAGTTCGGTCAGATCATCGCTCGTGATAATGCCGACCAACGCACCCTCGGCGTCGACCACCGGCAGGCGCCGCACCCCATGATGACGCATTTTTTCGAGGGTCTCCTGTAGGCCGAACTGCTCATTAATGCTGTGCAGCTCATAGCTCATGGCATCTCCGACCGAAATCCGGTCCAGGTCTATCTCCTCCGCAACAACTCTCACCACGATATCGCGATCGGTCAGGATGCCGATCGGCACCTGCCGTTCATGGCGGTTGTCGACTACCACTAGATCGCCGACGTGTTCAACGCGCATCAGTTTGGCCGCATCGAGAATGGTTGCTTCCTGATCGATGATGACGACTTGGCGATTGCAGAATTCGCTGACTAACATGGTCTCCTCCTTTAACGGATCGGGTTCGATGGTCTCGTCGTTCAACGGTCCCTGATGTTTGGCGGGTCGCTGGTCATCGGTACAAAAACGACGCTGAGCAGATCCTGGGTGGTGATGTCCCCTTGCAGGTTCTTCTCGACCAGCAACAGCTCCTGGGTTATGCCGGGCAGGCCGATGGGGATGACCAGTCGGCCCCCTGGTTTCAGTTGTTCGAGCAGGGCCTGGGGTAAATGGGTTGCGGCCGCGGTGACGATGATGCCGTCGTAGGGTGCATGTTCGGGCCAGCCCCGGTGGCCGTCATCGGTTCTGATTTCAATATTGTGATAATCCAGGCGGGAGAGGCGCTCAGCGGCTTGAGTAGCGAGGGAGGGGATAATTTCAAGGCTGTAGACCTGCTGCACCAACTGCGCGAGGATTGCGGCTTGATAACCCGAGCCGGTGCCGATTTCGAGGATGGTCTGGGTGAGTTGTGGTTCGAGCAGGTCGGTCATCAGGGCGACGATATAGGGCTGGGAGATGGTCTGCCCCTGACCGATTGGCAGAGGTCCGTTGACAAAGGCCTGACTGTGCAACTCCAGAGGGACGAAGGCGTCGCGTGGCACCAGCTTCATGGCCCTCATGACCTGCGGAGCGAAGCTCGAACGGCCGGTCCGAGACGCCGTCAGCCGGGCTTCTTGTTCGATGGTTTGGAGCATCTCGCGAAGCTTGAGTGCGCGCATGACTCACCCCCCTTGGTCCGCGGTGGAAAAGTAGTTGAGTGGAGTGTCTGTGCTTGATCAGAGCATACCATGCTCTCTTCGCTTTGGTGGGACGACTCAAGTATCAGCCCCGTCGGCGGTTGTTTCATCGCCAGTTGCAGGGCGACGGCCGCCCCGAAAGTTTCACTTGTAGCCTTCCGCCTGGAGGGAGAAGAGATAGGCATACTGGCCACCGAGCTGCATCAGGTCGGTGTGGCTGCCGTGCTCGACGATTCTGCCTTTGTCGATGACCAGGATCTGGTCGGCCATGCGCACGGTCGAGAAGCGGTGCGAGATCAGGATTGTCATCTTGCCGCGGCTTAAATCGCGGAAGTGCTCGAAGATCGTGGCCTCGGCGGCGGCGTCCATGGTCGCGGTCGGTTCGTCGAGCACCAGGATATCTGCCCGGCTGCGCATGAAGGCGCGCGCTAGGGCGATCTTCTGCCACTGGCCGCCGGAGAGTTCGCGTCCCCCCTTGAACCACTTGCCGAGCTGAGTATCGTATTTTTCAGGTAGTTTGTCGATAAAGGGTTCGGCCATCCCTTTTTGCGCCGCCTCCTGCCAGCGCGAGCGGTCTTCGAAGTGCGGCATGTCGCCGGCGCCGATATTCTCGCCGACCAGAAACTGGTAGCGGCCGAAATCCTGGAAGATCACCCCAATCCGCGCGCGCAGTGCGTCGGCTTCCCAGTGCTGCAGGTCGAGACCATCGAGTAGAATCCGCCCCGTGTCGGGCAGGTAGAGCCGGGTCAATAGCTTGATCAGGGTAGTCTTGCCCGAGCCGTTTTCGCCGACCAGCGCCAGACTGTCGCCCGGTTTAAGGTGCAGGGTGATCTGCTGCAGGGCGGGCTCATTGCTGCCGGGGTAGCAGAATGTGACCGCTTCGAAGCGCACCCCGTCACCAGGCGTTGGCCCCTGCTGCAGCTCTCCTTCGGTTGCGGGGACCGGTTGCTCCAGGTATTCGTAGAGGTTGGAGAGGTAGAGGTTGTCCTCGTACATGCCGCTGATCGCCGAGAGGCTGGCCGAGACCGCCGACTGTCCCTGTTTGAACAACAGCAGATACATGGTCATCTGGCCCAAGCTGATCAGACCCCGGATGGCCGAAAGCGCGATCCAGGCGTAGGCCGCGTAGAAGGCGGAGGTTCCGATGAGCCCCAGCACAAACCCCCAGGAGTCACGGCGCAGGGTCAGACTGCGGTCCTCGGCGAAGAGCTTGGCGAAGATCGTCCGGTAGCGTTCAAGCAGCTTCGGACCCAGGTTGAACAGTTTGACCTCTTTGGCGTAATCCTCGCGCGCCAGCACGGTTTCAAGATACATCTGCATCCGCGTTTCGGGTGAACGCCAGCGGAACAGGCGAAACTTGTCGCCCGAGAATTTCGCCTCGGCCAGAAATTCGGGGATTCCGCCGGCGATCAGGATCAGCACCGCCCAGGGGGAGAACTGCACCAGCAGCGCCGCATAACTGGCCAGCGAGATGCCATTCTGCACCAGGCCGAAGGTGCGGGTGACCAGGCTTAAAGGACGGGTTGAGGCCTCGCGTCGTGCACGGGTCAGCTTGTCGTAGAATTCGGAATCTTCAAAATGTGCAAGTCTGAGGGTCAGCGCTTTTTCGAGGATCATCAGATTGATCCGTTGCCCCATCAACGCCCGTAACAGCGCCTGACAGGTCGCGATACCACGCTGTGATCCGGCGATCAACGCCACGACCCCGGCCTCGGCGGCGACGAACAGCAGCACATAGGTCGTATCAGCGCTGCCGGTCTGTTGATGCTGCCCCATGGCCGCAACCACGCCGTCGACGATCAACTTGCCGATCCAGGCTACCGCCGCCGGCAAGACTCCGGCGACCAGGGTCAATAAGGCGAAGATCAGCGCCAGTTTCGCGCTGGTGGTCCAGACCAGCTCCAGCGCGCGGCGGCTGTAGCGGAAGACGTCGAGAAAACTCCTGGGAGGTGGGTCGCTGTCTGTGGCGAGATCTGGGTATTTCACGGACTGTCCTGGCGGTTTTAGAAACAAACTGGATTGAGGTCATTATCTTAGCAGAGAAACAGCATCCGAGAAATCGTCAAGAAGGGTTTGTTCCGCCGCAGGCTAGCGTTGAGAAAGGCCTGGGTGGTCTGGGTGAGGACGGTTGTCAGGCAGGCAGCGTCAAAGTTGAAGTCAGTGTAAGCCCAGTCGTTATAAAAACAGACAGATGGTCGGCTATCGCAAGGAATCAGGTGCGGAGCAGTCGGGGACTAGGCCTGCCAGGACTTGCGCGTCCTGACCTCGCAGGCGGTCAGCGGCCCGCCGAAACCCGCGCCGGTATCGAGGGAATAACGCCCCTCTTCAAAGACCGGGAGGCCATCTGGCGTCGGCTGATGCCCCACCACCTGAATCTCATCTTTGCCGGGTGGCAGCTTGCGATCCCACAACAGGGAATATTCGTCCTGCTCTGCCAGGGGCAGATCGTTTCGGGCGCCGGCATGGACAAATAAAAACCCCTCGGTGTGGAAATAGAGGCGGGTCTGCTGAAGAAAGGCGATATGCGCCCGGGGCAGTTCGTCGACCTGTTCCAGCGCATAACTTTTGAGGGTGGCCAGGCCGCCGTTCTGCAGATACAAGCTCAGATCAGAGCGGGCTCCACTGAAGATCGAAGTTGAGTTTTCAGGCAAGGCCGCCGGGGTGTTAAATGCCGTTTCGATCAGGGCATTGAGGAGCATCTGTTCGTGGTTTCCCTTGAGGAAAATCGTCTGTGGCAGGGTTTGGTGGAGCTCCAGCAGTCGGTTGACAACTCCCTGCGAGTCGGGTCCGCGGTCGATATAATCGCCCAGGAACACCAGCTGGTCCGTTTCGGTCGGCTGGACCTTTTCTAGCAGTTCCTCAAGCCGGGTCCGCTGGCCGTGAATATCCCCGATAGCAATCAAGCGTGGCATATTATTCTGCCTCTTTGAACGGCTTCCATCACCTTTTGGTCCGGGGGAGGAATCCCCTTGAGGATAGTTTAACTCAGAGGTTATGTCTTTGGCAAAAGCCGGCCCGTTAGCTGGTAATCTTTATCCTCATGCTTGGGGAGGCCTCCTTTGGTCTGGTCAAGAACATGGCAAGGCCTAAGATCATCGAACCCGCCCTGCTTCCCGCTTAAAACCCATCTCCAGCTAGCGGCGTAGATATCAATATGCGCCAGGACTCCCTTTTCTGCTAGTCTCGCAGTTGACATCCGACGGAAAGGCCTGAGTTAAACCACCTCCGACAGTATAGAAAATTCCGTGTACCATCCTGCACCTGGAGTTTTTGTTATGGTAGTTTTGAGACTCTAGGTAACGGAGATTTTTCTATGGAACCGAGCTTCACCCACCCCGACCTGCCGCGTTATACCCAAAGGCCTTTTCCCGCTTATCGCTATCTCCCCTTCCACCCGGATATCTCTCATCCGCGCAACGACCCGCAGGGGCACTCTTATGGCGCGGAAGATGAATATCTGCCGCAGTTTGTGGCGGCGGACTGGTGTGATTGCGAACCCTATCTGTACGCTGTCGATCTGTTCAACCACGGCTACTGGTGGGAGGCGCATGAGGCCTGGGAGGTTGTCTGGCTCGCGGCCGGACGTGAGACCCTGGAAGGGCAGTTTGTGCAGGGGCTGATTCAACTCGCCGGGGCTCAGCTCAAGCGCTTTACCGAGGTGCCGCGCGGGGCGCAGGTGCTGACCGAGAGCGGGGCAGCAAAGCTGTCAGCGGTCCAGGGGGTTTTTCTGGGGATTGAGGTAAAGCCGTTTGTTGTGGAGGTCGAGCGCTGCCTGCTGGAAGATGCCGGGGAGTTTCCACGGATTGAATTACATTTTTAACGCGTCGCTGGAAATCGACAGGTTGCAAATGCGCTCAATTAAATGGGGGTGCTCATCAGGACCTCTTTCACCAGATCCTCCAATGCACCGAGATTGTAGGGTTTCGCGGCTATACCCTTGAATCCGTAGTCGCGATAATTCGCCATGACCGGATCATCGGCATATCCACTGGAAACAATGGCTTTGGCTTGTGGGTGAAGCGCCAGAATCTGTCTGACGACGTCTTTTCCACCAATACCGCCAGGGATGGTCAGATCCAGGATTACCAGGTCAAACGGCATCCCGGCATCCAATGTCTGGCGAAAGCGGTCGAGCGCCAGGGCGCCGTTCGCGACGGTCTCAACTTTGTATCCGATATCTTCCAACAAATCTTTGACGATGTCACAAATCGCCTGTTCATCATCCATGACGAGGATCCTTGCGGCCTGCGGCCAGGGCTCGGCGACCTCGGCGACAGGCTGTATCGGGAGCGCCTGAATTTCAGCCGCCGGCAGATAGATGCTGAAGGTCGTTCCCTGTCCAGGTTGTGAAGCAACACTGATGTGACCGCCATGTTTTTGAATAATTGAATAGACTGTGGCTAACCCGAGTCCGGTCCCTGTTTGTTTGGTGGTGAAATAGGGATCGAAAATGTGCTCAAGGTGCTCTGGCTTGATCCCGGCGCCGCTATCCGTCAGCGAAATCAGGAGATAGTTTCCTCCGGCCAGCCCCTGCAGCTGGTTGTCATGAATTGCGGTATTTTCGAGGGTGATCTGCAGTTCTCCGCCTTCAGGCATGGCTTGTTTGGCATTGATTGTCAGGTTTCCGAATACTTGCTGGATCTGGCCCTGGTCGACACAGGCCAACCACAGGTCGTCCGGGTGGGATATCACCGGCTTGACGTTGCTGCCGGACAGATTGAAAGGGATAACCTGTTCGATCAGTCTGCTCAGATTCAGGGTCTCTTTGATCGGCGCGCCGCCCTTTGAAAAGGTGAGCAACTGATTGGTCAGGGCGGTCGCCCGATTCCTTGAGTTTTCGGCGGCTTCGAGATAGCGGAGGCTGGGGTGGTCAGGCAGGGTCCTGGTCAACCTGTCTTTGGCCAAAGAGAGATTGCCGTAGAGTCCGGCCAGAATGTTATTGAAATCATGGGCGAGTCCGCCAGCCAGAAGCCCTAAACTTTCGAGTTTTTGCGCCTGCTGAAACGTTTCTTCTGCTTCCCGTTGTGTCTTTTGGGCCTGAATTTGTTCTGTCATGTCACGCGTAATTGAGAGGATACAGGCTTCGCCATTGATGTCCATGACGCGCGCCGACATCTGCCCGAAGATGATTCGTCCATCCTTGCTCCGAAAAGGTGCCTCAAAGCCGGTTACCTCCCCGGACTTTTTCAGCTTCTCGACAAGCAGTTGACGGTCTTCAGGTTGGTACCAGATATCGAGATCATCCGGTAGAGAGCTGTGCCCGATCACGTCTTCTTCGGTCCAGCCAATGATGCTGGTGAATCCCTGGTTGATGGCAAGATAGGTACCGTCCGACAGACGGTTGATATTGACCGAATCAGGACTCAGCATAAAGGCGCGTGAAAATTTCTCTTCAGACTGGCGCAGGGCAAGTTCAATCTCCTTGCGCGCGCTGACATCGCGCATAAAGGTATGGAAGGTCCCGTCCGGCAAAAGTCGACTATTCATTTCAACTGTTACTTTAGTGCCATCCTTACGTACAAGCAGGCGTTCGGTTTTAACCGTCAATCCCTGAAGAAGAAGGTCATAACGCAGGGGCGCCTGTTGAAGTCCTGAGCCACAAAAGAGTGTGCCGATATTACGACCTGTCAACTCTGAACGGGTAAATCCGCATAAATCGCTAGCAGCCTGATTGGTATAGGTTATATCCCCTTGAAGATCACCGAGAAAAATCGCGTCAGCGGCATTCTCGACCAGATCTTCAAGTCGTTTGAGGCGGGAGGATAAGTCCTGGGGATGATGTTCTGGTTGTTGTTTTTCATCAGGCATCATTGACTCACTCTCTGGTCATTACGGATATGTTCATTCCAATGTGGACTGATCTCTATTTCGGTGAGCAGGTCAACCTATAATCCCCAGCGCCTCGCTTAGTTTCTGTGCGATCCCGATCAAGGTCAGCTGACCGTTTATTGAGCGTGGAAGCGGAAAATCGAAATATGCCATATGTCATGGTGATTCAGGATGGTACCCAGAGTTTTGTTGATTTTTTATGTTGTACTGACTTGGATTTTATCTAGCTTTGTCTTAAAAATCCAGTTTTTGGCTCACCGCAGCCAGCGGATCAGGCCGTTTGCTTTTTTTGTAGCGCGTGTCTGATTGAGTGTGACCAGTCGCGGCAGAATCTCCTCATCGCCCAGCTCGACCGACCAGCCGGAAGCCGCCGCCGTGTCAAGTTCGTCGTGCAGCAGGGATTTAAAATCTCTATTTTCTCACCGGTAAACCTTTTCGACATCGGGTTCGTCTAAAAGGTAAAGGCAGGTAGAGGTCAGTTTCTTAAATGAGTGCTGTGCCTTTAGGGGACAGTAGAAAGGGAGGCTTTATGAAAAGGCTGAATTCGGCGAAAAGGTTTTCAGGTGGGAGTTTGACCGGTCTGGTCGTTTTGGCTCTGGGGATCTTGCTGCTTCTACCGGTGTCTGTGCTTGCAGGGAGAGGTGGCGGCCAAGGAAGTGGCGGCAATAGTGGCGGATCTGGTGCACAAGGGGGGCATGGATATGGCACTATGACCATGGAGCGCACCATGAATCAGGAGCGCACCAGAGAAATGAACATGAATCAGACCCTGGACCAAGCTCGGGATCAGGATCAGGATCAGGATAAACTTCAGGACCGTGATCGTGACCAGCTGAGAGATAAAGACAGCGATCAAGACCAGGATCAGGATCGTGACCGGGATCGTGACCGGATCGATCAATAAGTCAGGGAGTGTTCCCGTCCTGCTTCGTTGAAATTTTGTGGATAATGTGGATGAATGGCCAGCCTGATTTTATGGGCTGGCCATTTTTGCGGGTCTGTCAGGAGGAGTGTAGCCAGAATATCAATCAGAACCAGAATGTTTATCTCCCTCGCAACACCTGCTCCTGCGGCGGTGTAGCTATCCACCTCCCAGCGAGTTGCTGCTATAATTACTCCTTCAGCCTGAGCACTTCTTTATTCAGAGGGGCTTTGCGGTATGACTATCCCGAACGGTATCGACAACATGTTCCCGGCGTTGGATGACAGCCCGACGCAATTCAGTTTAGCGCAGCCGGTTGAGTAGCCTGAGTATCTGATCGATGGGGAACTTCTCGATTTGAACCTTTGGTGCTGTCAAGGAGATCACGCATAACAAGCAGATTCTCAGCCAGATCTCTTGCGAGCACCCTTCTAATTCTCTCTCAACAGATTTTATCCTCTAACCCAGGGAGAAGGGCTATGAGTAGACTGATCGACACTAATGCACAAGATTGGCAACCGGTCCGGCCTGAACTGACCCGGGGGGTGGGCGGCAAGTTGCTGCTCGACGGCGCGATGCGGATGGTTTTAACCCGGGTTGTCCCGGGCGGAAACTTTCCGCCGCATCGTGATGCTTACGGGCATCTGTTCCATTTCTTGTCCGGCGCCGGAACGGTTATAATCGGTGATAAGCGGATTGTTGTCGGTGAGGGGATCTGCCTGCAGATTGACGCCGGGGAGCTGCACGGCTATGAGAACAATGGGTCCGAAGATCTGCTGTTGATTTCGGTCAACCGGGAAAATAGCTAAATCTGGCAGGATGTCAGCGTTATTTAGTGGTTAGGCCCATTGGTTAAATGACCCCGCAGGGCCGACCGATGAAGAGCTGGATTCTTGCTATCTCGGAGAAGATCGGCTATTAAAGTGCAGAACAGTTTTTTAAAGATTTGCGTTTCGGAGGTTTGAGAATGCTTGGCATTGAAGAGATTGGATATTACATCCCGGCCGGGAGAATTTCCAACTATGGGCGAAAAGAACAGTACGGTATCGACGACAACTTCATCGAAAACAAGATCGGCGTCAAACAGGTTGCGCTGAAAGGTACGGACGAGGAGACCTCGGATCTCTGCATCAAGGCCTTTGAGGCCCTCTGTGCCAAACAGGAGGTCGACTGCAGCGACATTGAGGCGTTGGTGGTGGTCACCCAGAATCCGGATCAGAATATTCCGCATGTGTCGGCGATGGTCCACGGTGCCCTTGATCTTCCTGGTGCCTGCGCCTGCTTTGATATTTCCCTTGGCTGCTCCGGCTTCGTCTATGCGCTCGCGGTTTTTCAGGCTTTCATGACCGCCAACGACATGAAGAAGGGCCTGCTTTTTACTGCCGATCCCTACTCCAAGGTGGTCGATCCGAACGATAAGAACACCTCGCTGCTGTTTGGCGATGCGGCGGCGGTGACCCTGGTTTCCGACAGCCCCAGTCTGGTGCCGGGCAAGTTCACCTTCGGCACGGCTGGGGTCGAACACCAGAAGTTGATGAATATCGGCGGAAGTCTGTTTATGAACGGGCGCGCCGTGTTCAACTTTTCGGCCAAGACCGTGCCCGGAGATATCCGTCTGATGGCCGACAAAAATGGCATCGCCCTTGAAGAGATTGACCTGTTCCTGCTGCATCAGGGGAGCAAGATCATTGTCGAGACGATTGCAGATAAATTGGAGATCCCTCGGGAGAAGGTCCCCTATCGGACCTACGACTACGGCAACACCATCTCATCGAGTATCCCGATTCTGCTCGCTGACGAATTGCATGGCGCGGCGAAAACCATCGCCATCTGTGGCTTTGGCGTCGGCCTGTCCTGGGCGAGCGGTCTGTTGACGCGCGTCTAACCAGTCAAGTTGCTGGCGCCTTATTCAGCGCCACACATGAACTGGACTTACAGAACTAATAAAAGGCCCAATTACGTTTAGTAGTTGGGCCTTTCCCTTTCCCCCTGTTTAATCTTCCGAGCAAACGACATCAGGTAATTTATCATAATGATATGTATCTGATTTTCCCGGGGCTGATTTACGCCCAACCCATGGTTACTAAGGAGCGGCTATCGGAACTCATGATTTCTCAAAATGAGATCTATTATCGATTTGATACACATTTAGGCAGCCAAACGCCGAAGGTTTTGCCAAATAATTAATTTAAGTAATTGATTTTATTGATTTTTATTCTTTTGGTGTAAATATTGTATTGCGATAACTATTGTTGTTAATAAGATTTTCCTGCGAACTTTTTTAAATATTTACTATCCTCCGTAAGGATCTGATATGAAAATCCAAGCACTTAGAGATGGCAAACTGTTCCGAGAGCAATGTTATATCAATGGACACTGGACCAATGCTGATCGGGACGAAACGATCAGCGTCGACAACCCCGCAACCCAGGAAATTATCGGCACCGTGCCCAGGATGGGTGCGGGTGAAACAACAAAGGCTATTGCTGCGGCTAATATTGCGTTCGGACTCTGGCGCAAAAAGACCGCCGAAGAGCGTGGAAACATCTTGTATCGCTGGTACGAGCTCATGCTGGCCCATCAAGATGATCTGGGTTGCATCCTGACGATGGAGCAAGGAAAACCCCTCGCCGAAGCGAAGGGGGAGATCCTGTATGCCGCTTCGTTTATCAAGTGGTTTGCCGAGGAGAGTCGCCGTGCGTATGGGGACACCATCCCCGGTGCAAAACCCGGTCAACATATCCTGGTGATCAAGCAGCCCGTCGGAGTCACTGCGGCCATTACTCCCTGGAATTTTCCCTCCTCAATGATCACGCGCAAGGCGGGGGCGGCACTGGCCGCCGGTTGTACGATGATTGTCAAGCCTGCCTCGGCGACGCCTTTTTCGGCGTTAGCCCTCGCTGAGTTGGGGGAAAGAGCTGGACTTCCGCCCGGTGTATTTAATGTTATCACCGGGAGTGCCGGAGCCATCGCCGACGCGCTGACCACCAGTGAGATCGTGCGCAAAATCAGTTTTACCGGATCGACCGAAATCGGCAGCAAATTGATGTCCCAATGTGCCCAACACCTCCAGAAGGTCTCCCTTGAGTTGGGCGGGAATGCGCCGTTTCTGGTTTTTGATGATGCCGATCTGGATAAAGCGGTTGAAGGGGCCATGGTCTCGAAGTTTCGCAACACTGGTCAAACCTGTGTCTGTGTTAACCGGTTTTTGGTGCAGGAGACGGTTCACGACGCCTTTGTTTCCAAGCTCAAGGCAGCCATCGACAAACTGAAAGTTGGCGATGGGTTCGAGCCCGGCATCGAGCAGTCGGCCTTGATCAATCGCTCTGCTGCAGAAAAAGTGTCAGCCCATGTTCAGGATGCCGTTGCCAAGGGCGCGTGCATTGTGACTGGCGGTAAACCTCACCAGCGCGGTGGAGCCTTTGTGCAGCCCACGCTTATAACCGGCGTCAAGCCGAACATGCAGTTATGTCAGGAGGAGACTTTTGGCCCTCTTGCCGCCGTCATGAGTTTCAAGACCGAAGAGGAGGCGATCCTGCTGGCCAACGATACCCCCTATGGACTGGCGGCTTATTTCTATAGCCGCAACATCCACCGGATCTGGCGGGTGGCCGAAGGGATTGAGGCTGGCATGATCGGCATCAACGAAGGACTGATCTCTAACGTTGTCGCACCGTTCGGCGGCGTCAAGGAATCGGGTCTGGGCCGCGAAGGCTCCAAGTACGGGCTCGAAGAATTTATGGAAATAAAATACCTGTGTATGGGGGCGGAATAGGTTCAGAGATGACGCTAAATCAAACCTGACTCCTTGATACCGAAACCAACCTCGGGATTAGAGGACCAAGCTGGAGTTTTAAATGAGTAATGGAAAAAACTGGCAGATCGTGGTCATTCCCGGGGACGGTATAGGTCACGAGGTTATGGTGGCAACCCTTGCTGTCCTTGATGTCCTGCGTGCGGATAAAATCCTTGATCTGACCTGGAAAGAACTGCCTTGGCCGAGCACGGCCTGGCATCGTCAATACGGCGAAATGATGCCGGCCGATGGCTTGCAGCAGCTCAGACAATATGATGCGATTCTGCTTGGCGCTCTGGGTGATCCAGGCCCGAAAAGCGATCCCAACCGCTACGTCGTTACGGATGGGATTTCTCTGGCGCCACTGCTGGAAATCCGCAAAGGCTTCGATCTCTGGGCCTGTGAAAGACCGGCCCGTCTGCTTGAGGGTGCTCGGCAGTATCTGGCCGATCCGCGCGCCAGGGAAGTCGACATGTTGGTGATTCGCGAAAACAGCGAGGGGGAATACGTCAATCAGGGCGGACGTCTGCATTGTGGGACGCCCTTTGAGATCGCCACGCAGGTGGAGGTGTTCTCCCGTCACGCCACCGAGCGGTTGATTCGTCATGCCTTCCATCGGGCGCAGCAGCGTCTGGAAGAGCGCCGTCTGGGTCAAAGGGCCATGCGCCAATTCTCTGATGATCGTGGTGGTCAATCCCAGGCTCAGGTCTGTCTGGTGACCAAGCGCAATGCTCTGCCCCACTGGGGCGAGCTCTATTGTGAGGTTTTTGCCGAGATTGCGCCTGAGTTCCCGGAGATTGGCCTGCATCATGAGCTGGTTGATGCGGCCTGTATGAAATTCGTCCAGTGCCCCTGGCAGTTTGATGTGGTAGTCGCCAGCAACCTGCAGGGCGATATCCTGACTGACCTCGCGGCCGTTCTTTCTGGAGGGATGGGGGTCGCTTCCTCTTGCAACAT
Above is a genomic segment from Geopsychrobacter electrodiphilus DSM 16401 containing:
- a CDS encoding hybrid sensor histidine kinase/response regulator, whose amino-acid sequence is MMPDEKQQPEHHPQDLSSRLKRLEDLVENAADAIFLGDLQGDITYTNQAASDLCGFTRSELTGRNIGTLFCGSGLQQAPLRYDLLLQGLTVKTERLLVRKDGTKVTVEMNSRLLPDGTFHTFMRDVSARKEIELALRQSEEKFSRAFMLSPDSVNINRLSDGTYLAINQGFTSIIGWTEEDVIGHSSLPDDLDIWYQPEDRQLLVEKLKKSGEVTGFEAPFRSKDGRIIFGQMSARVMDINGEACILSITRDMTEQIQAQKTQREAEETFQQAQKLESLGLLAGGLAHDFNNILAGLYGNLSLAKDRLTRTLPDHPSLRYLEAAENSRNRATALTNQLLTFSKGGAPIKETLNLSRLIEQVIPFNLSGSNVKPVISHPDDLWLACVDQGQIQQVFGNLTINAKQAMPEGGELQITLENTAIHDNQLQGLAGGNYLLISLTDSGAGIKPEHLEHIFDPYFTTKQTGTGLGLATVYSIIQKHGGHISVASQPGQGTTFSIYLPAAEIQALPIQPVAEVAEPWPQAARILVMDDEQAICDIVKDLLEDIGYKVETVANGALALDRFRQTLDAGMPFDLVILDLTIPGGIGGKDVVRQILALHPQAKAIVSSGYADDPVMANYRDYGFKGIAAKPYNLGALEDLVKEVLMSTPI
- a CDS encoding cupin domain-containing protein — protein: MSRLIDTNAQDWQPVRPELTRGVGGKLLLDGAMRMVLTRVVPGGNFPPHRDAYGHLFHFLSGAGTVIIGDKRIVVGEGICLQIDAGELHGYENNGSEDLLLISVNRENS
- a CDS encoding ketoacyl-ACP synthase III is translated as MLGIEEIGYYIPAGRISNYGRKEQYGIDDNFIENKIGVKQVALKGTDEETSDLCIKAFEALCAKQEVDCSDIEALVVVTQNPDQNIPHVSAMVHGALDLPGACACFDISLGCSGFVYALAVFQAFMTANDMKKGLLFTADPYSKVVDPNDKNTSLLFGDAAAVTLVSDSPSLVPGKFTFGTAGVEHQKLMNIGGSLFMNGRAVFNFSAKTVPGDIRLMADKNGIALEEIDLFLLHQGSKIIVETIADKLEIPREKVPYRTYDYGNTISSSIPILLADELHGAAKTIAICGFGVGLSWASGLLTRV
- a CDS encoding NAD-dependent succinate-semialdehyde dehydrogenase; the encoded protein is MKIQALRDGKLFREQCYINGHWTNADRDETISVDNPATQEIIGTVPRMGAGETTKAIAAANIAFGLWRKKTAEERGNILYRWYELMLAHQDDLGCILTMEQGKPLAEAKGEILYAASFIKWFAEESRRAYGDTIPGAKPGQHILVIKQPVGVTAAITPWNFPSSMITRKAGAALAAGCTMIVKPASATPFSALALAELGERAGLPPGVFNVITGSAGAIADALTTSEIVRKISFTGSTEIGSKLMSQCAQHLQKVSLELGGNAPFLVFDDADLDKAVEGAMVSKFRNTGQTCVCVNRFLVQETVHDAFVSKLKAAIDKLKVGDGFEPGIEQSALINRSAAEKVSAHVQDAVAKGACIVTGGKPHQRGGAFVQPTLITGVKPNMQLCQEETFGPLAAVMSFKTEEEAILLANDTPYGLAAYFYSRNIHRIWRVAEGIEAGMIGINEGLISNVVAPFGGVKESGLGREGSKYGLEEFMEIKYLCMGAE
- a CDS encoding isocitrate/isopropylmalate dehydrogenase family protein codes for the protein MSNGKNWQIVVIPGDGIGHEVMVATLAVLDVLRADKILDLTWKELPWPSTAWHRQYGEMMPADGLQQLRQYDAILLGALGDPGPKSDPNRYVVTDGISLAPLLEIRKGFDLWACERPARLLEGARQYLADPRAREVDMLVIRENSEGEYVNQGGRLHCGTPFEIATQVEVFSRHATERLIRHAFHRAQQRLEERRLGQRAMRQFSDDRGGQSQAQVCLVTKRNALPHWGELYCEVFAEIAPEFPEIGLHHELVDAACMKFVQCPWQFDVVVASNLQGDILTDLAAVLSGGMGVASSCNINPDDHSMPAMFEPTHGSAPDIAGEDKADPRAMILTAANMLDWMGTEDRAAAAAAQQLRQAVAQDLAANHESERSTSETGRAIMKILQSS